The Lactuca sativa cultivar Salinas chromosome 2, Lsat_Salinas_v11, whole genome shotgun sequence genome includes a window with the following:
- the LOC128132490 gene encoding secreted RxLR effector protein 161-like, translating into MAGMGDCNPIKYPMEPRSSLRKDGEGEPVNATDYRKLIGSLRYLTHTRPDLSYSVGVMSRYMEAPKMCHLNALKKILRYVKGTKDFGLVYKTGGDKKIVGFSDSNHGTDLDDRKGTTGTIFFLFGNVVTWSSQKQQTVSLSSCEAEFMVATEAACQALWLRSLIKELTGWKEEAVKLFVDNKSAIALMENPVFHGRSKHIDTKFHFIWGCVERKEIQVKHVSGEEQRADPLTKALPRVKFLEMRDMLGVESIAG; encoded by the coding sequence ATGGCAGGGATGGGGGATTGTAATCCCATAAAATATCCCATGGAACCTAGATCGAGTTTAAGGAAAGATGGAGAAGGTGAACCAGTAAATGCCACAGACTATAGAAAACTCATTGGAAGTTTAAGGTATTTAACTCACACTAGACCTGATCTTAGCTACTCTGTGGGTGTCATGAGTAGATACATGGAAGCTCCAAAAATGTGTCACCTTAATGCTTTAAAGAAAATACTAAGGTATGTTAAAGGCACAAAGGATTTTGGACTTGTATACAAGACAGGTGGAGATAAGAAGATAGTGGGTTTTAGTGACAGCAACCATGGAACGGATTTGGATGATAGGAAGGGTACAACAGGAACCATTTTTTTCTTGTTTGGAAATGTTGTCACATGGTCTTCACAAAAACAGCAAACAGTGTCACTGTCTTCATGCGAAGCTGAGTTTATGGTAGCAACAGAAGCTGCATGTCAAGCACTGTGGTTGAGAAGTTTAATAAAAGAGTTGACAGGGTGGAAGGAAGAAGCAGTCAAACTCTTTGTAGATAACAAGTCGGCCATAGCTTTAATGGAGAACCCTGTATTCCATGGTAGGAGTAAACATATTGACACCAAGTTCCATTTCATATGGGGATGTGTTGAAAGAAAGGAGATACAAGTGAAGCATGTAAGTGGAGAAGAACAGAGGGCAGATCCTTTAACAAAAGCTTTACCACGGGTGAAGTTCTTGGAAATGAGAGACATGTTGGGAGTTGAAAGTATTGCAGGTTGA